The DNA sequence GGGCGGCCGTCCAGGCCGTGCGCGCCGCCGCCAGGGTCCGGGCCGCGAACTCCTTGTCGTAGGAGCGGTACAGGCGGGCCGCCTGGGCGGCCGTGGCCGCGAGGTTCAGGGTGGCGGCGGTGGTCGGCGGGTGCAGCTCCCGCTTCTGCGGGTCGGCGCTCGGCAGCAGGGGCAGCCCGGTCCACTGCTCGTCGTGGATCTTGTGGTGGGCCATGCCGGCCAGCGGTTCACCCTGGGGGACCTGCATCTTCAGCAGGAACTCCAGTTCCCAGCGGGCCTCGTCCAGGATGTCGGGGACGCCGTTGCCGCTCTCCGGGATGTCCAGCGTGCCGTCGCCGAGCTTGTCGGCCTCGCCGGTGCGGGCGTGCCGGGCGCGCTCGTAGGTGCTGAGCACCTCCCAGGTGCTGATGCCGCCGTTGACGACGTACTTGCCGTGGTCGCCGGCGTCGTACCAGCCGCCGGTCACGTCGAGGGTGTAGTCGCAGACGCCGGGCTGACAGGGCACCTCGCCGTCGCCCTGGTTGGGGGCCACGCCCACGTGTCCGGCCGGGCGGCCGTAGCCCGGGCGCAGGTCGTCGCGGATCTCGGTGCCGCTGCGCTGGGTGTAGTAGTACTTCGCCGAGTCCAGCCGCAGCCGCTCGTAGGCGGCCGCGTCGATGTCGAAGGGCCGGCTGGTCTCGCCGTCCGCGACCAGGGTGTAGCCCGTGCCGCGGGTGCGGTGGGCGCCGAAGTCGACGGAGTGGACGTTCTGCCCGGAGGAGCCGTCGACGCCGCGCGGCACGGTCCAGCCCTGCCGGACCACCCGCCCGTCGGCGTCCTTCAGCTGCCAGGGCAGGCGTGCGGTGGCGTCGGTGACCAGGGTGGCGTTCTTCGGCCCGGCGGGCAGGTAGCCGACCTGGTTGACGCGGACCCGGGGGCCGGTGTCGGGCTCGTACGGCTCGGAGGCGACCCCGCCCAGCAGGGACACGTCGTCCGCGCAGAACCGCCAGGGGTCCGCGCTGCCGCCGAGCTGGAAACCGACCTGCCCCCGGGCGGTGTCCACGGGCGAGGTGAAGGTGTACGAGTAGGTGTCGCCGGAGACGCTGAGCTGCGGGGACACCTCGTAGTAGGTGTCGTACGGCTCCACCTGGAGGCCGACGATCGCCCGCACGACGTGGCCCGCGGGCGAGCCGGTCGCGCTGAAGGAGAAGCGGTACGACTCCCCCTTCACCAGGGTGATGTCGTTCTGGCCGACGGACGCGTCCCAGCGGTTGGCGGTGCCGCCGGGGACGTCGGCGCACAGCCGGCCGTCGGACGCGCCCGCCGTGACGTTGGCGGAGGCCCACCAGGAGTCGGTGCCGGTGTCGAAGGTTCCGTTGCGGACCTGCTCGACCTCGTCCGCCCCGGCCGGCGCGGCGGGCAGCGCGGTGAGCGCGGTCGCCAGGAGGCCGGTCAGGGACAGCAGAGCGGTTCTGCGTCTGTTCACGTCTGGGCTCCTCTTGGGGAGGTGCGGGGTGATGTGGGCGGTTTATGGGAGCGCTCCCATTTCCGTACGCGGACCATGGTTGTGGCAGATGTGACGGCCCGTCAACGGTTGGGACAGGACTGGTGACGGCGAGCCGCCGTTCCGTCCCGCGTCCGACGGGACGGCCTCCGGGCGCCCGGACGGGAGGGCGGTCACCGGTCGCGGCGGGCTCGGAGCCACTAGGCTGGAACTCAGGCGATGCACCGGTTCACGGTGAGTGTGCGCGATGGAGTGGCGACGATGAGGCCGGACGACCCGTTCGACGATGCCGTGACGGCGCGGGCCGTCATCGCCCCCGACGGTGTGCTCGCGCGGTGGAGCGAGGGGGCTCGCCTGCTGCTGGGACACCGGGCCGAGGAGGTCGTCGGCCGCCCCGCCGCCGACCTGCTGGCCGACGGTGCGGGGCCGCCCCGGCTCCCGGCGGCCCGCTGGAGCGGCACCCTCGCGCTGCGGCACCGTGACGGCACCACCGTCACCGTGTGGGTGCTCGCCCACCACAGACAGCCGGCCGACGGCGGCCCCGGCGAATGGCTCGCCGTCACCCCGCTGGAGGCCACGGACCACGAACTGCCCGACGACCCACTGGTCCGGACCGCCGTGTTCCAGTCACCGTGCGCGGCGATGGTCTTCGACGAAGGGCTGCGGCTGCGCGGCGTCAACGACGCCATGGCCCACCTCCTCGGACTGCCCGCCAACCACCTGCGGGGGCTCAGGCCCACCGACATCGGCGGCCGGCCCCAGCACACCGAACTGGAGCGGCAGCTGCGCCAGGTGCTGCGCACCGGCCGGCCGACCGAGATGCAGACGTACATGAAGGCCACCGGGGAGAGCCGCGCGCACGCCTGGCTGGCCCGGCTGGCGCCGCTCACCGACCAGTCCGGCCGGGTGCGGGGCGTGTGCGCGACGGCCCACGACTTCACCGAGCAGTACCGGGCGCGGGAGCGGCTGCAACTGGTCAACGAGGCCAGCATCCACATCGGCACCACCCTGGACGTCACCCGTACGGCGCAGGAGCTGGCCGAGGTGTGCGTGCCCGCGCTCGCCGACTTCGTCAGCGTGGACCTGCTGGAGCCGGAGGAGCCCGGGGGCGAGCCCGCCGGCCCGCTGACCACGCCGGTCGCGCTGCGCCGGGTCGCCCACCAGTCCCTGATGCCGGGCAGTCCCGAGTCGGTCGCCGAGGTGGGCGAACTGGTCGTCTACCCGGCGGCCGCGCCCCAGGCCGACTCGCTGATGGCGGGGCACAGCATCGTCGCCTCGGTGCCCTCCGGTGATCTCGACCCGTGGCTGGCGGTGGACGAGGCGCGCGCCCGGCAGGTCCGGGAGTACGGCGTGCACTCCATGCTGTCCGTGCCGCTCCAGGCGCGCGGCGTCACCCTCGGCGTCGCCGCCTTCACCCGCTTCAGCCGCCCGGAGGCGTTCACCCACGACGACGTGCTGCTGGCCGAGGACGTCACCGCGCGCGCCGCCGTCTGCATCGACAACGCCCGCCGTTACTCGCGCGAACGCGAGACCACCCTCACGCTCCAGCGCAGCCTGCTCCCCCGCACACTGCCCCGTACGGCCGCCGTGGAGGCGGCCACCCGCTATCTGCCGGCCGCCCGCTCCGGGGTGGGCGGCGACTGGTTCGACGTGATCCCGCTGTCCGGGATGCGGGTGGCCATGGTGGTCGGGGACGTCGTCGGCCACGGCATCCAGGCCTCGGCGACCATGGGACGGCTGCGCACCGCGGTCCGCACCCTCGCCGACATCGACCTGGCCCCCGACGAACTGCTGACCCACCTCGACGACCTGGTCCTGCACCTGTCGCAGGAGTCGGCCGGCGACACCGGCCCGGGCGAGGTCGGCGCGACCTGTCTGTACGCGGTGTACGACCCGGTGTCGCGGCGCTGCACCCTGTCCCGGGCGGGGCATCCGCCGCCGGTGCTGATCGCGCCGGGCGGCCCTGCCCGGCATCTGGACCTGCCCTCCGGGCCACCGCTGGGCCTGGGCGGACTGCCGTTCGAGTCGGTGGAGCTGGAGCTGCCGGACGACGCGGTGCTGGCGTTCTACACCGACGGGCTCGTGGAGTCCCGGGGCCGGGACACCGAGGCCGGTCACGTCCTGCTGCTGGAGGCGCTGTCGCACGCCGAGGGGCCGCTCGACGAGACCTGCGACCGGGTGCTGCACACCGTGCTCACCCCGGGCGGCGCGACGGACGACGTGGCCCTGCTGCTGGCCCGGACCCACGGGCTGCCGTCCGCGCAGGTCGCCACCTGGGACATCCCCCCCGACCCGGCGCTGGTCGCGCCCATCCGCAAGCAGGTCGTCGACCAGCTGGCCACGTGGGCGCTGACCGAGGCGTCGTTCACGGCGGAGCTGGTGGTGAGCGAGCTGGTCACCAACGCCATCCGGTACGGCGCCCCGCCCATCCGGCTGCGGCTGATCCACGACGCCTCGACGCTGATCTGCGAGGTGTCCGACACCAGCCACACGGCGCCGCACCTGCGGCGGGCCAAGACCTGGGACGAGGGCGGCCGGGGTCTGCTGCTGGTCGCCCAGCTCACCCAGCGCTGGGGCAGCAGGCACACGGCCGACGGCAAGACCATCTGGGCGGAACTGGCGCTGGGCGACGAGCTGTGAGACGGAGGGCGGGCATGAGGAGCAGCAGGTCACGGCGGACGGCCGCGTCGGTGGTGAGCACGCTCGCCGTACTCGGCGCGCTGGCGTCGTGCGGCACGGAGGGCGGCGGCGCGGGCGCGTCCCCGCGCTCCCCGGCCTCGGCCGACCGGACGGTCGCGGACTCCCCGCGCGGCGCCGTCCCGAGCGAGGACGCCGGTTCCACCGCCGACCGGGCCACGACGGCGGCCGGGCGGACGGACCGCCCGGGGACCCGGTGCCGCACCGCCGAGCTGAGCGCGGCCGTCGGCCGCATGGACCCGGGGGCGGGGCAGCGCAACTTCCCCGTCGTGCTGACGAACGTGTCCTCGCGCACCTGCACCCTGTACGGCTATCCGGGCGCCGCGTTCGTGGACGCGGCGGGCGGGCAGCTGGGCCGGGACCCGAAGCGCACCCCCGGCGACCCGGCGACCGTCACGCTGGCGCCCGGCGAGAGCGCCTGGGCGGGGCTGCGGTACGCGAGCCCCGGTGTCAGCGGCGCCCGTACGGCCACCCCGGCGGCCCTCCTCGTCACCCCACCGGACGAACGGGACCCGTTGGAGGTGCCGTGGCGGGCCGGCGCGGTCCCGGTGTCCGGCGACTCGTCGTCGGTGTTCCTCACGGTGCTCCAGCCGGGCAGCGGGCCCTGACCGGCCGGCGGCGGGCGCGTCGCCGGCAGGTCCGGCGGCCCGCGTCCGCCGCCCCGGGGCGGCGCCCGGCCGCCCGTCCGTCGCCCCGCGGGGAGCCGGCGCGACCGGGGACGGCTCGGCAGGACGGGCCGCGGGGGCGAGTGGTCAGGTGCCCGCGGCCGGAGGCGGTCCCAGGAGGTCGAGCGCCCGCTCCCAGCCGAACTCCGGCCGCCCGCCGTGCGGATCGGCCTCCCCCGCGTACGGTTCGCCGATCCGCACCCCCATGCCGCGCAGCCGGATGAGGCTGTCCCGGTAGGCCGGATGGGCGGCCAACGCCTCGGCCACGCACGGCAGGACGGCGATCGGTACGCCGAGACCGGCGGCCTCGCACAGGGTGCCCAGGGCGAGGGTGTCCGCGATGCCCGCGGCCCACTTGTTGACGGTGTTGAAGGTGGCGGGCGCGACCACCACGGCGTCGGGCGCCGGGAAGGGGCGGGGCTCGCCCGGGGTGCGCCAGGCGGACCGGATCGGACGGCCGGTCAGGGCCTCGACGGCGGCCGGGTCGAAGAAACCGTTCATGGCGAGCGGTGTCGCGATGACACCGACCTCCCAGTCCCGTTCCTGTGCGGAGGTGATCAGCTTGCTGACGTCCGCGGCGACACCGGCGGCGCAGACGACGACGTAGAGGAAGGGCTTCCCGCGCGCGGGGCGCCGGTCGCGCGTCCCGTCCGTCCCGCTCGCCCGGTGCTGTTCGTGCTGTTCGGCCTGTTGGGTCACCCGGGGAACCCTAGTCACCCGTGCGGATAAACCGATTGCCCGTCACGGAAGGAAGGCCCCAGGATCCTGCCATGCGTATCCGCTCCCTCACCGTGCCGCCGTCCGTCACCGCACCCGCCGCGGGACGACAGCAGCGCTCCGCACCGCACGGAGGACCGACACCTCCCCGCCCGTGACGGCGGCCCTGCTGGCCGGGCTGCTCGCCGGCTACGGCATCGCCGTCCCCGTGGGTGCCGTCGGGACGTACCTCGTCTCCCTGACCGCCCGCACCTGCCTGCGCACCGGGATCGGCGCGGCCCTCGGGGTCGCCACCGCCGACGGGCTCTACGCCCTCGCGGCCACGGCCGGCGGTTCGGCCCTGGCGTCGGTGCTGCGGCCGGTGCTGGCGCCGCTGCGCTGGGTCTGCGTCCTGGTGCTGCTCGCGCTGGCGGCGTGGGGCGCGGCCACGGCCGTACGGCGGTACCGGGGCCGCAGGCCCGCCGGCCGCGCCGGGGCCGTCCCGTCGAGCGCCGCCCGGGCGTATCTGGCGCTGCTCGGCATCACCCTGCTCAACCCCACCACCGTGCTCTACTTCGCGGCGCTCGTGCTCGGCTCCGGGGGTGGGGCCGCGGCGGGGTTCGCGCAGCGGGCCGTGTTCGTGACGGCGGCGTTCGCCGCGTCCGCGAGCTGGCAGGTGCTGCTCGCCGGGGGCGGCGCCCTGCTGGGCCGGGCACTGACCGGTCACCGGGGCCGGCTGGTGACCGCGCTGGTGGCGAGCGGGGTGATGACGGCGCTCGCGGTACGGATGGCACTGACTCCCGCCTAGACGCCCGCCCGCGGCATTTCCTCCGGCCGGCGCGCATGAAGTGCCGGCCGCCGGGCAGCCGTCAGTCAGGCCCCGCCGCGTTCCCCCGTCGCGGCGGGGCTTTCCCATGCCTCCCGCGCGTCCGCGGAGCCGCGTTCGGTGATGTCGAGGAAGATCTGCCGCGCCTCGGGCACGCAGTGGGCGATGGACCGCTTGATGCGTATGGCGACCTGCTCCAGCCGCTCGCTCTCCAGTCCGGGCACCAGGTCGACGCGGGCGGCGACCAGGACGGTGTCCAGTCCCGTCTTCATCGTCAGGAGCGCCTCCACGCTGTCGATCTCGGGCTGTGCGCGCAGCAGCTCGCGGATCCGCCCGCTCGACTCCGGGTCGGCGGCCTCGCCGATCAGCTGGTCCCGGGCGTCCCGCCCGAGCCGGTAGGCGACGTAGACCAGCAGGGCGCCGATGGCGAGCGAGGCGCCCGCCTCCCACACCACCTCTCCGGTGATCATGTGCAGCGCCATGCCCGCCATGGCCAGGGTGACGCCCAGCACCGCGGTGCCGTCCTCGGCGACCACCGTGCGCAGCGCCGGATCGCGCACCGCGGTGATGCTGCCGCCCTGCCGGCGCACCTGGTACAGGGCCCGCAGCAGTGAACCCCCCTCGGCGAGCAGGGCGACACCGAGCACGATCAGACCGGCCACATAACCCTCGCGGTCCTCCCCGCCGCCGCTCGTCAGGGCCTCGACGCCCTGGAAGAAGGAGAAGCAGCCACCCATCACGAAGATGCCGACGGCTGCCAGCAGGGCCCAGAAGAACCGCTCCTTGCCGTATCCGAAGGGGTGACGCCGGTCGGCCGGGCGCCGGCTGCGCCGCAGCGCGGCGAGCAGGAACACCTCGTTGAGGCTGTCGGCCACCGAGTGCGCCGCCTCCGACAGCAGCGCGGGCGAGGACGCCAGCACACCGCCGACGGCCTTGGCCACCGCGATCACCAGATTGGCTGCGAGCGCCACCAGCACGGTGACGCGGGTTCTGCGATCCGATCGTGTACTCACGTCCGGCGATTGCCCCGGTCGGCCTAGGTCACACCGTGCCGTCGGCGGAAAACGGGGAACGCGGTCACAGGGACATCCCGACGGCGACAAGGAGAGCACCATGGGCCGCGACGACGGGGGCGGCGGCAACAGCGCGTACGGCAGGAAGGCGTTCAAGAGGTCGAGGGCGCACTTCGCGGACCGGATCACCGCGGACGGCCGGGACGGGTGGCCGGTGACGGCCGGCCGGTACCGGCTCGTGGTGAGCCGCGCCTGCCCGTGGGCGAGCCGGGCGCTGGTGTCGCGCCGACTGCTCGGACTCGAGGACGCGCTGTCGCTGGCCGTCGCCGACCCCCTTCAGGACGACCGCAGCTGGCGCTTCACGCTGGATCCGGACGGCCGCGACCCGGTTCTCGGCATCCGGTATCTGAGCGAGGCGTACGACCGGCGGGAGACGGACTACCCGGGCGGGGTGAGCGTTCCCGCGGTGGTGGACGTGCCCAGCGGGCAGCTGGTCACCAACGACTACCAGCAGATCACCCTGGACCTCGCCACCGAGTGGACGGCGCTGCACCGCGAGGGGGCGCCCGACCTGTACCCGCGGGCACGGCGCGACGAGATCGACGCGCTGATGGAGGACGTCTTCCAGGACGTCAACAACGGTGTGTACCGGGCGGGTTTCGCCACCGGCCAGGAGGAGTACGAGGCCGCGTGCACGGCGCTGTTCCGGCGGCTGGAGCTGCTGGCCCGGCGGCTGGAGCGGCAGCGGTACCTCGTCGGGGACACCCTCACCGAGGCGGACATCCGGCTGTTCACCACGCTGGTGCGGTTCGACGCGGTGTACCACGGCCACTTCAAGTGCAACCGGTGGAAACTGACGGAGAACCGGGTGCTGTGGGCGTACGTCCGTGACCTGTACCAGACGCCCGGTTTCGGCGACACCGTGGACTTCGACCACGTCAAGCGGCACTACTACGGGGTGCACACCGGCATCAACCCGACCGGCATCGTGCCCCTCGGTCCCGACCTGTCCGGCTGGACGACGCCCCATCACCGTGAGGAGCTGGGCGGCCGGCCGTTCGGCGACGGCACACCACCGGGGCCGGTGCCGGCCGGCGAGGAGGTGCCGGCACGCGGCCTCCCCTGACCGCCCGTCCGGGCACCCGTTCCATCCATCGAATCCGAACCCAGGAGATCCACGTGGCGAAGAAGAGCAAGAAGGCCAAGAAGAAGCTGCCCATGGCGTACAAGCCCATCGGATTCGCGCTGGGCTGGACCAGCGGAACCGTGGCGGGGATGGCCTTCCAGAAGGTCTGGAAGGTGGTCCGGCACGAGGACGACGCCCCGGACGCGCTGGACCGGGACCGCCGTTGGGGCGAGATCCTGCTGGCCGCGGCGATCCAGGGCGCCATCTTCGCGGTGGTGCGCAGCGCGGTGGACCGTGCGGGCGCCAAGGCCATCGAGCGCTCCACGGGAACCTGGCCGGTTCCCGAGAAGGGCGGCCGCGACTGATCCGCCGGTACGGACACCGCCCGCCTCAGCGGTGTCCGTACGCCCGCCCCGCCGCCCGGCGCGGCGGGGTCACCCCTGTTTGGGGGCCGTGGGCGCGCCCCGGCGGACGGTGAAGGAGTGGCCGCCGGGTCGGCGTAGCCGCGTTCCTCGGTGGGGCCCGAGGCGTCGCCCGCCTCCATCGGACGGCCGCCGAGGCTCACGATCCGGCGTTCCACCGCGTCGAGGTCGTCCACCACGAACTCCAGGTGCGCCTGGAGGGAGTTCTCGGGGCGGGGCCAGCTCGGCGCGGTCGCGTTGACATCGCGGCGCAGGGCGAGGCGGAAGCCGTCGTCGGCCCGGATCTCCACCCGGTTGGCGTGGGCGTCGACCTGGCTCGCCCCCAGCAACTCCGTGTAGAACTGGGCGAGTTTCTCGGGTTCGGCGCAGTCGAGCACCACGACGCCCGCAGTCACCAGTGCCATGTCTCCTCCTCGGTCCGGGGCGCGGGGCGCTCGTGCCCCGCCCGGTAGGTGAACACCTGTCCCCGCTCGCCGGTTTCAGTCGGGTTCCCGGGCGGACGGCTCCTGAGCGGCGTGGGACGGTCCGTCCCTCACGTGGCCGGCGGAATGGCGGACATCATGAGGGTCCACTGTGTAGATCATTTATGCTCGGGGCAGCCTCGTAGCGCTTTTCGGTTCAACTTCCGTTGACGGAGGGCGAGTTCGAGGGCGCGGGTGGCCGCCACGGCCGCCCGTCCGCAGGGCCGGGGGACTCTGCGTTCCGTCTCCCGAAAGGAAGCTCATGCCTCAGGACGTCCGGTTCGACCTCCCCTTCGACACCCCCGTCAGCGACCATCTGGAGTACGCCCGGGCGCGGCATCTGCGCTGGGTGTGGGATATGGGGCTGGTCC is a window from the Streptomyces capillispiralis genome containing:
- a CDS encoding flavoprotein codes for the protein MTQQAEQHEQHRASGTDGTRDRRPARGKPFLYVVVCAAGVAADVSKLITSAQERDWEVGVIATPLAMNGFFDPAAVEALTGRPIRSAWRTPGEPRPFPAPDAVVVAPATFNTVNKWAAGIADTLALGTLCEAAGLGVPIAVLPCVAEALAAHPAYRDSLIRLRGMGVRIGEPYAGEADPHGGRPEFGWERALDLLGPPPAAGT
- a CDS encoding LysE family transporter, with the protein product MTAALLAGLLAGYGIAVPVGAVGTYLVSLTARTCLRTGIGAALGVATADGLYALAATAGGSALASVLRPVLAPLRWVCVLVLLALAAWGAATAVRRYRGRRPAGRAGAVPSSAARAYLALLGITLLNPTTVLYFAALVLGSGGGAAAGFAQRAVFVTAAFAASASWQVLLAGGGALLGRALTGHRGRLVTALVASGVMTALAVRMALTPA
- a CDS encoding SpoIIE family protein phosphatase, with translation MRPDDPFDDAVTARAVIAPDGVLARWSEGARLLLGHRAEEVVGRPAADLLADGAGPPRLPAARWSGTLALRHRDGTTVTVWVLAHHRQPADGGPGEWLAVTPLEATDHELPDDPLVRTAVFQSPCAAMVFDEGLRLRGVNDAMAHLLGLPANHLRGLRPTDIGGRPQHTELERQLRQVLRTGRPTEMQTYMKATGESRAHAWLARLAPLTDQSGRVRGVCATAHDFTEQYRARERLQLVNEASIHIGTTLDVTRTAQELAEVCVPALADFVSVDLLEPEEPGGEPAGPLTTPVALRRVAHQSLMPGSPESVAEVGELVVYPAAAPQADSLMAGHSIVASVPSGDLDPWLAVDEARARQVREYGVHSMLSVPLQARGVTLGVAAFTRFSRPEAFTHDDVLLAEDVTARAAVCIDNARRYSRERETTLTLQRSLLPRTLPRTAAVEAATRYLPAARSGVGGDWFDVIPLSGMRVAMVVGDVVGHGIQASATMGRLRTAVRTLADIDLAPDELLTHLDDLVLHLSQESAGDTGPGEVGATCLYAVYDPVSRRCTLSRAGHPPPVLIAPGGPARHLDLPSGPPLGLGGLPFESVELELPDDAVLAFYTDGLVESRGRDTEAGHVLLLEALSHAEGPLDETCDRVLHTVLTPGGATDDVALLLARTHGLPSAQVATWDIPPDPALVAPIRKQVVDQLATWALTEASFTAELVVSELVTNAIRYGAPPIRLRLIHDASTLICEVSDTSHTAPHLRRAKTWDEGGRGLLLVAQLTQRWGSRHTADGKTIWAELALGDEL
- a CDS encoding glycoside hydrolase family 9 protein encodes the protein MNRRRTALLSLTGLLATALTALPAAPAGADEVEQVRNGTFDTGTDSWWASANVTAGASDGRLCADVPGGTANRWDASVGQNDITLVKGESYRFSFSATGSPAGHVVRAIVGLQVEPYDTYYEVSPQLSVSGDTYSYTFTSPVDTARGQVGFQLGGSADPWRFCADDVSLLGGVASEPYEPDTGPRVRVNQVGYLPAGPKNATLVTDATARLPWQLKDADGRVVRQGWTVPRGVDGSSGQNVHSVDFGAHRTRGTGYTLVADGETSRPFDIDAAAYERLRLDSAKYYYTQRSGTEIRDDLRPGYGRPAGHVGVAPNQGDGEVPCQPGVCDYTLDVTGGWYDAGDHGKYVVNGGISTWEVLSTYERARHARTGEADKLGDGTLDIPESGNGVPDILDEARWELEFLLKMQVPQGEPLAGMAHHKIHDEQWTGLPLLPSADPQKRELHPPTTAATLNLAATAAQAARLYRSYDKEFAARTLAAARTAWTAALAHPDVLADPDDGIGGGAYPDDTVADEFYWAAAELYLTTGERQFRDHVLNSPVHTADIFGPTGFDWARTAAAGRLDLATVPNGLPGRDKVRASVVKGADRYLATLRAHPYGMPYAPDGNVYDWGSSHQVLNNAVVLATAHDLTGAAKYRDGALQSMDYVLGRNALNMSYVTGYGEVNAHNQHSRWYARQLDPNLPNPPAGTLSGGPNSSIQDPFAQSKLQGCVGQFCFIDDIQSWSTNEHTINWNAALTRMASFVADQG
- a CDS encoding DUF4235 domain-containing protein, whose amino-acid sequence is MAKKSKKAKKKLPMAYKPIGFALGWTSGTVAGMAFQKVWKVVRHEDDAPDALDRDRRWGEILLAAAIQGAIFAVVRSAVDRAGAKAIERSTGTWPVPEKGGRD
- a CDS encoding glutathione S-transferase family protein; amino-acid sequence: MGRDDGGGGNSAYGRKAFKRSRAHFADRITADGRDGWPVTAGRYRLVVSRACPWASRALVSRRLLGLEDALSLAVADPLQDDRSWRFTLDPDGRDPVLGIRYLSEAYDRRETDYPGGVSVPAVVDVPSGQLVTNDYQQITLDLATEWTALHREGAPDLYPRARRDEIDALMEDVFQDVNNGVYRAGFATGQEEYEAACTALFRRLELLARRLERQRYLVGDTLTEADIRLFTTLVRFDAVYHGHFKCNRWKLTENRVLWAYVRDLYQTPGFGDTVDFDHVKRHYYGVHTGINPTGIVPLGPDLSGWTTPHHREELGGRPFGDGTPPGPVPAGEEVPARGLP
- a CDS encoding DUF4232 domain-containing protein, producing MRSSRSRRTAASVVSTLAVLGALASCGTEGGGAGASPRSPASADRTVADSPRGAVPSEDAGSTADRATTAAGRTDRPGTRCRTAELSAAVGRMDPGAGQRNFPVVLTNVSSRTCTLYGYPGAAFVDAAGGQLGRDPKRTPGDPATVTLAPGESAWAGLRYASPGVSGARTATPAALLVTPPDERDPLEVPWRAGAVPVSGDSSSVFLTVLQPGSGP
- a CDS encoding cation diffusion facilitator family transporter, coding for MSTRSDRRTRVTVLVALAANLVIAVAKAVGGVLASSPALLSEAAHSVADSLNEVFLLAALRRSRRPADRRHPFGYGKERFFWALLAAVGIFVMGGCFSFFQGVEALTSGGGEDREGYVAGLIVLGVALLAEGGSLLRALYQVRRQGGSITAVRDPALRTVVAEDGTAVLGVTLAMAGMALHMITGEVVWEAGASLAIGALLVYVAYRLGRDARDQLIGEAADPESSGRIRELLRAQPEIDSVEALLTMKTGLDTVLVAARVDLVPGLESERLEQVAIRIKRSIAHCVPEARQIFLDITERGSADAREAWESPAATGERGGA